The following coding sequences are from one Rhipicephalus microplus isolate Deutch F79 chromosome 3, USDA_Rmic, whole genome shotgun sequence window:
- the LOC142803926 gene encoding uncharacterized protein LOC142803926 isoform X2, with translation MPSGGPSYGSYCCVSWCFNNGRTHKKPGTSFFRVPRDGRMKAWMQYAGRDDLLSKPASLLYATYRVCSDHFTAQSFMDPGHTRLTRMAVPSVQPAAPCSLSVASSSDCDMAAEAALQGPAVEASESGSHTLRCPDEQGGSSLVAGERISDDFVLPEKTLTSRSAVTKGTCVAGKLYVHFNTRVD, from the exons atgccgtccggcggtccaagctacggcagctactgctgtgtatcgtggtgcttcaacaatggcagaacccacaagaagcctgggacgagtttcttccgcgtaccacgggacggcag gatgaaagcatggatgcagtatgctggacgcgatgatctcctgagtaagccggccagcctattgtacgcaacgtacagggtttgtagcgaccattttactgctcaaagtttcatggaccctgggcacacaaggcttacaagaatggctgttcccagtgtgcaaccagctgcaccat gttctctgagcgtcgcttcaagtagtgactgtgacatggctgcagaagctgcactgcaag gacctgcggtagaggcttcagaaagcggctcccacacattgaggtgccccgatgaacagg gtggcagctcccttgtagctggtgaaagaatttctgatgatttcgtcttgccggagaaaaccttaaccagtcgttcagctgtcacaaaaggaacttgtgtggccggtaagttgtatgttcacttcaacaccagagtggattga
- the LOC142803926 gene encoding uncharacterized protein LOC142803926 isoform X1: MPSGGPSYGSYCCVSWCFNNGRTHKKPGTSFFRVPRDGRMKAWMQYAGRDDLLSKPASLLYATYRVCSDHFTAQSFMDPGHTRLTRMAVPSVQPAAPCSLSVASSSDCDMAAEAALQGPAVEASESGSHTLRCPDEQGGSSLVAGERISDDFVLPEKTLTSRSAVTKGTCVAGRSQDCSDSIVRGTEQASQDPPEDVSANSSTPECLRENVRSCVPATMSPSMKYKQTIKHLQAKVAAQRKTIKRLQRQPHQAPSSTTKALEVIRPHVTEEVFKLLSAHVRLRPKCKGKRFPVWFKKFALHLNFRGPRAYRFLAPYFSLPSRRSLRRWLANVKMTPGIIPGILSSIATNTQAWNERDRVCALVFDEIALKKNLYYDASRDVVQGFTDDGTHRTSTIADRALVFLLVGVSRKWVQPVAFTIGHTSTPSSVMHNLLVSLILELRGINIAVKAVICDQGSSNVSLANQLKVTVAKPFFEVNGERVYYIFDVPHLIKTTRNNVQAHKLYIGDDIVNWSHIVSLYQSSHELRLRLAPKLTERHVHQKPFSNMKVSRATQVFSASVSIAITAMVYAKVLPASAITTAQFCDRMDRIFDALNSSSKKRTSQKLRHAIMKNDSELIDFLRGQLPWIASWQFVGRRQPQTIVGWQITIQAICQLWDDLSKNYNFEYLLTRRLQQDPLENIFGHIRQKQGCNTNPNVAQFICGLKHICIRKLFKLSEYGNVEDDECDLLQEQLSPFSLTSASLVDNEECAQPQPDDFPALDDLSELATNIHSHIIDDSAAYYVAGFLIKHFLRNACDGCSCPQLLKDDSETLKGTHQYFTMLKAYHVPSKLFGNLTVPSEAAFAYVQQLESRFLAIIEATAHHLKVCDVLYHHLSSVGDFHFCSAGCRAKFLKMFCRVRLCWHVRFVNRNLDRVRFQSSISGMQLDKFKG; this comes from the exons atgccgtccggcggtccaagctacggcagctactgctgtgtatcgtggtgcttcaacaatggcagaacccacaagaagcctgggacgagtttcttccgcgtaccacgggacggcag gatgaaagcatggatgcagtatgctggacgcgatgatctcctgagtaagccggccagcctattgtacgcaacgtacagggtttgtagcgaccattttactgctcaaagtttcatggaccctgggcacacaaggcttacaagaatggctgttcccagtgtgcaaccagctgcaccat gttctctgagcgtcgcttcaagtagtgactgtgacatggctgcagaagctgcactgcaag gacctgcggtagaggcttcagaaagcggctcccacacattgaggtgccccgatgaacagg gtggcagctcccttgtagctggtgaaagaatttctgatgatttcgtcttgccggagaaaaccttaaccagtcgttcagctgtcacaaaaggaacttgtgtggccg gccgctcgcaagattgttccgacagcattgtccgaggcactgaacaagcttcacaagaccctccagaagacgtctccgccaacagctccacgcctgagtgccttagagaaaatg tgcgttcctgtgtgccagcgacaatgtctccatcaatgaagtacaagcaaaccattaaacatctgcaagccaaagtagcagcacagcggaaaactatcaaaagactgcagagacagcctcaccaagcaccgtcatcgactacgaaggcccttgaagttatccgaccgcacgtcaccgaggaggtttttaaacttctttctgcacatgttcgcttgaggcccaaatgcaagggcaagcggtttcccgtgtggttcaagaaattcgctcttcacttaaacttccgaggtccgcgagcataccgatttctggctccgtatttttctttgccctcccggcgttcattaaggaggtggctagctaatgtaaagatgactccaggcataattccaggaatcctttcttccattgcaacaaatactcaagcttggaatgaacgggaccgagtgtgcgctttagttttcgacgaaatagcactcaaaaagaatttgtactatgatgcttcaagagacgttgtccagggttttacagatgatggcactcatcgcacttcaaccatcgctgatcgagcactggtttttcttcttgttggtgtttcgagaaagtgggttcaaccggttgcttttactatagggcacacatcaacaccatcatctgttatgcataacttgctggtgtcactcattttggagcttaggggcattaatattgcagtgaaagcagtcatttgtgaccagggcagttcaaatgtaagtctcgctaaccaactaaaagtgactgtagcaaagcctttttttgaagttaatggtgagcgggtatattacatttttgatgttccgcatttaattaaaacaacgcgcaataatgtccaagcacacaagttatacattggggatgacatcgttaactggtcgcacattgtaagcctttaccaatcctcacatgagttgcggttgcgattggctccaaagttgactgaacggcacgttcatcagaaacctttttctaatatgaaggtcagcagagcaactcaggtcttcagtgcatcagtttcgattgctatcacggcaatggtgtatgcgaaggtgctgcctgcctcggccatcactacagctcaattttgtgatcgtatggacaggattttcgatgccttgaacagctcgagtaaaaaaagaacttcgcaaaagctgcggcatgcaatcatgaaaaatgattcagagctgattgacttcctccgaggccagcttccctggattgcatcatggcagtttgttggcagacgtcaaccacaaaccatcgtaggttggcaaattacaattcaggcaatttgtcaactatgggacgacctctccaaaaattacaattttgaatacctgttaacacgcaggcttcaacaggatcctctggagaacatatttggccacattaggcaaaaacagggttgcaacaccaaccccaatgtagcacaatttatttgtggcctgaagcacatctgcataagaaaactcttcaagctgtcagaatacggaaatgtcgaggatgatgaatgtgacctcctccaggaacagctgtcgccattctccctcaccagtgcgtctcttgtggataatgaggagtgtgcacagccacagcctgacgactttcccgctctagacgatctctctgaacttgcgacaaacattcactcccatattatcgatgactccgctgcatattatgtagctggttttctcatcaaacacttccttcggaatgcatgtgacggttgcagttgcccacagttactgaaagacgacagtgagacgcttaagggtacccaccagtatttcacaatgctcaaagcataccacgtccccagcaaactttttgggaatctcactgtgccatcagaagcagcttttgcatacgtacaacaacttgaatctcgctttcttgccataattgaggccactgcacatcacctgaaagtgtgcgatgttttgtatcaccatctgtcaagtgttggcgattttcatttctgctctgctgggtgtcgcgctaagtttctgaaaatgttttgccgggttcgtttatgttggcatgtgcgttttgtgaaccgaaacttagacagggttaggttccagtcttcaatctcgggcatgcagcttgacaagttcaaaggttag